DNA sequence from the Methylomonas albis genome:
GATTTCTTCGCCTTCTTTCAACAAGGTGCGTGCATCTTCGACACGGTCACGTTGAATTTCAGAAGCGCGCAAATAACCTTCGACGTTATCGGCCAAGGTCACAATTGCGCCTTTAGCATCGATTTCTTTAATAACGCCTTTAACTAAGCTGCCTTTTTCATGAACAGCAATGTAGTTTTGGAAAGGATCTTGTTCGAGTTGTTTGATGCCCAGCGAAATGCGTTCGCGTTCGGAATCAACAGCCAGAATGACGGTTTCGACTTCATCGCCTTTTTTGTAATTGCGAATGGCTTCTTCGTCGTTCTCGTTCCAGGAAATGTCGGACATATGCACCAAACCGTCAATACCGCCGTCCAGGCCGATGAAGATACCGAAATCGGTGATCGATTTGATTTTGCCGGAGATTTTGTCGCCTTTATTGTGAGTAGCGGCAAATTCATCCCATGGATTCGAACGGCATTGTTTCATACCCAATGAAATACGACGACGTTCTTCGTCGATTTCCAGAACCATGACTTCGCACTCATCGCCCAATTGCACAACTTTAGATGGGTTGACGTTTTTGTTGGTCCAGTCCATTTCGGAAACGTGTACCAAACCTTCGACGCCTTCTTCGATTTCCACGAAGCAACCGTAATCAGTGAGGTTGTTAACTTTACCAAACACACGAGTGCCGGCAGGGTAACGACGAGCGATGTTTTGCCATGGATCTTCATCCATTTGTTTCATGCCCAACGATACGCGAGTTTTATCTTTATCGAATTTCAGTACTTTAACTTTAACTTCCTGACCGATTTCTACACACTCGGATGGGTGACGTACGCGACGCCATGCCATATCGGTAATGTGCAGCAGACCGTCGACGCCGCCCAAATCGATAAACGCACCGTAATCGGTGAGGTTTTTAACGATACCGGTAACAATCGCACCGTCTTGCAGAGTTTTAACCAACTCTTCGCGCTCTGCGCTGTATTCGCTTTCAACAACCGCACGACGTGACAACACGACATTGTTACGTTTTTGGTCGATTTTGATGACTTTAAATTCCAGATCGCGATTTTCCAGGAAAGCAGTGTCGCGGATAGGACGAACGTCAACCAGTGAACCCGGCAAGAAGGCGCGCAATGCACCAACTGCAACAGTGAAACCACCACGCACTTTGCCGTTGATACGGCCGACGATGGTTTCTTGGGTTTCAAAGGCTTTTTCCAGTTCAGCCCAAGCTTTGCTTTTCTTGGCTTTATCACGGGAAAGAAGAGTGGCGCCGAGGCCATCTTCAAATAAATCGAGAGCAACCTCAATTTCATCACCTACGTTGACCTCTAGGTCGCCATCGGCATTCAGAAATTGCCATTTAGGAATGACCCCTTCTGATTTGGCTTGTGTGCTGACGATAACAAATTCGTTTTCGATGTCAACAACGGTACCAATTAGCATTGCGCCAGGACGCATTTCGGTCTTGGCATAACTCTCTTCAAACAACTCTGCAAAGCTTTCGCCCATCTCTACTTTCCCAAACTTGCTAAGACTCAAACAAGTTTTTTCTTCTCTGAAATTAAAATAAAGTCACCGATAAAAATTCGGTAACCACCAATAGCCTTAATCGACTAAATTTACTACCTGATCAATCACTTGCTGAATAGTCAAACTGGATGAATCGATATAATGCGCACCTTCCGGCACGGTAAGCGGAGCCGTGGCTCGTTGCTGATCGCGAAAATCGCGCTCTTCTATTTCCCGAGTGATTTGAGGAAGGTTAGCATCAATCCCCTTTTCAATCAACTGTTTATATCGCCTAAGCGCCCTTTC
Encoded proteins:
- the rpsA gene encoding 30S ribosomal protein S1 — translated: MGESFAELFEESYAKTEMRPGAMLIGTVVDIENEFVIVSTQAKSEGVIPKWQFLNADGDLEVNVGDEIEVALDLFEDGLGATLLSRDKAKKSKAWAELEKAFETQETIVGRINGKVRGGFTVAVGALRAFLPGSLVDVRPIRDTAFLENRDLEFKVIKIDQKRNNVVLSRRAVVESEYSAEREELVKTLQDGAIVTGIVKNLTDYGAFIDLGGVDGLLHITDMAWRRVRHPSECVEIGQEVKVKVLKFDKDKTRVSLGMKQMDEDPWQNIARRYPAGTRVFGKVNNLTDYGCFVEIEEGVEGLVHVSEMDWTNKNVNPSKVVQLGDECEVMVLEIDEERRRISLGMKQCRSNPWDEFAATHNKGDKISGKIKSITDFGIFIGLDGGIDGLVHMSDISWNENDEEAIRNYKKGDEVETVILAVDSERERISLGIKQLEQDPFQNYIAVHEKGSLVKGVIKEIDAKGAIVTLADNVEGYLRASEIQRDRVEDARTLLKEGEEIEAKFVGVDKKTKSISLSIKAKDVEEESNAIKDYSSQNAGTATLGDIFKQMDK